TACTAAAAATGATGTTGTACTTCTTAATAGTGATACAATAGTAACACCTAATTGGCTTAGAAAACTAAAAGTTACAGCTTATGAAAGTTGGAATATAGGAACTGTAACACCATTATCAAATAATGCTGGTGCATTTTCAGTACCATTAATTGGTCAAAAAAATGATATTGATGCAAAAATAGGACTTGAAGGAACAGCAAATATAATTGAAAAACTTGGAAAAAGATCTATAGAAATACCTACAGGTCATGGATTTTGTATGTATATTAGACGTGAAGTTATTGATGAGGTAGGATTATTTGATCTTATATTTAACATGGGATACTGTGAGGAAAATGACTTTTCAATGAGAGTAATTAATGCAGGATGGAAAAATGTTTTAGATCCTACAACTTATATTTATCATAATCAAGGTTCATCTTTTGGTAAAAAAAGAGATGAACGTATTCGTAGAAATCGTGAAATTCTTGATTTAAAACATCCTGATTATAAAGAACGAATCGATGAATTCCTTGAAGATAAAGAGTTTCTTGAAATACGTGAAGATATAGGTGATGCTCTTGCTGATAAAAAGATAGTTGATAATAATAAGAAAAATATTCTCTATGTTATACATGAAAGTAAAGGTGGAACTCCTTATACAACAAATGACTTAATGCAGCATGTTATAGATGATTATAATATTTACATGTTAACAGCTGGACGATTCTTTATTCGTCTTTATAAGTTTGTTCCTGTGAAACTTAAAAATAGTAAAGGACTTGAAAATGGTGCTGAATTCCGGAAAGATTTATTCCAGTTTTATAAGTGGGAGATAAAGTCATACTATACAATAAGTAATCTTTATAATGAGGAATTTGAACAAAGATACTTTAATGTTCTTCTTGGATTACATATTGATGTGGTTCATATAAGACACTTAATACGTCATACTTTTGATTTACCACGTATTGCTCATGCTCTTGGAATTAAAGTTATTCTTTCTTTCCATGATTTATATTATATTTGTCCATCTCACAACCTTATTGATGATAGAAATCAGTATTGTGGTGGACATTGTACACCTTTAATACCAAAACGTGAAAGATCTAATTGTAGTGTGATAAAAGGAATTAATGAACCTGAAAATCTTAGAGATTTCCTTCCAACATGGCGTAAAAATGTATCTGAAATGTATAAGTATTGTGATGAATTTGTAACAACATCCCAGAGTACATATGATCTTTATACAGAGTTCTACCCTGAACTTAAAGAAAAACCTTTCCATATAATAGAACATGGACGTGATCTAAAAACACCTGATGTAATTGATATTACACCAGAACAAATAGATCCACAAGAGCCTATAAAAATAGTAATTCCTGGAAATATGAATGTGGGAAAAGGAATAAACTTCATAATTAAACTTAAAGAACAAGATGTTGATAATAGATTAGAATTTCATTTCATGGGAAATGCATATTATGATTTCCGATATAATAAGCTTGGAATACAACATGGGCAGTATAAAAGATCAGAGTTTAATGATATAGTTGAAAGTATTGATCCAATGTTTATAGGAATATTTTCAATATGGCCTGAAACTTACTGTCATACACTTACAGAAGCATGGAGTACAGGAGTACCAGTACTAACAATGGATATTGGAGCACTTGGTGAACGTGTTAAAAATAATGGTGGAGGATATATTGTATCTGATGATCCAAAAGAAGCATATGAACAAATAATCAATTTTGTAGAAAATAAGGATGAATATGTTCAAGTCAGAAAGCAAATTGAGGATATAAAATTCCCAAGTACACGTGATATGGCTGATGCTTATCTTAAGATCTATGAAGATGAGGAAAAACCAAGTATTCTAATAACAGGACTAAAAGAAGATTATGTAAACTCAAACATGACAGAAAATCTCATATTTGAACTTGCAGATTACTATGATATATACGCTTTAACATCAAATAAAGAAAGTATAAAATTATACAAATATAATCAACTGCAACCAGACTATATAAATAAACTACCAGATCATGACTTTATGGATGATTATGAATATGTTAAAAGATGGAATATTAGATACATTGAAAAATCAGAAAATCTAAAACAACAACAGTATAAAACAATAGCAGAAGAACTAAGAGATAAATTTAATATAAAACTTATACAAGTTGAGGACTTTGATGAAAATATAAATCAAGTACTAGAAAATATAATAGATGATAATGAAATAAAACTAGTCACATCAATAAATACAGATAAATATCTACCAAAACATGAAAACACAACTACTCCAGATAATCTTTCATTTACACAAAAAATACGCCAAGAACAGCAAATTCAAACACAAGATGTACAAAAGACACAAAAAGATACTGATGAAATAACTACTAGTATAGATCCTATTATATCTAAAATAATTCAAAATTCATCAGAATTAATCTTTAAATCAGAAGAACTTTATAATAAATATCTAAATACATATCCACAAATAAGTAATATTAAAAGTAAGATCATAGAAGATAGAATAAAGGTGAAAACATGACTAAAACCATTAAAGCATCTACCTTAAAAAATATGGTTGATGCATATATTGATATTTATGAAGAAAATGATGTTTATCCTAAGAAAACTGATGTTAAAGTTTGTGAGGATTTCAAAAAAATAAATAAACCTAATATCTTATATGTAATTAATGATGATTATGATAAGGAAGTTATGTATGCAACTTTAGATATTATGAGAAATATTTCACAATACTATAATATTTATCTTCTTAAAAATGATAATTCAACTATTAATATATATGAATATATACCAAAAAAACATGATGATGTAATAGATCTTTTTGATAATGATTTTACTCGAGTGTTTAAATTTATTCAAAAATGGTATTTAAAGCATGATTTTACCTTATATTTTAACTATAATGCTGAATATAAAACAATTTACAAAAGAGTTTTATGTCAATATAATATTAATGTAATACATATTGAGCATATGGCATATCATACAATGGATCTTATGAAAATTGCATATGATAAAGGTATAAATACAATTCTTTCACTTCATGATTTATACTATATTTGTCCAACACGAAGTATAGTTGATGATGAATATATGAATTATAATGAAAATAATCCTCAAGATGATTATTTAAACAGTAATGTTGTTGATGTCATGAGTGATGTGTTATATCCAGATTTTAAAGTATTTAAGCCAATTTGGAATAAATGGTGGAATAAAGCATTACAATATCCTAATCATATTATTGCACCATCACAGGTGATATATGATATTTACACAGAAACCTATCCATCTCTTAAAGATAAAATACAAGTTATAGAACATGGCTATGATATTAGCATGCCAAGTGTTGATGATATAATTTTACCACAGATAAATGAAAATGAGCCAATACGAATACTTATACCTGGTAATATAAGTTTAGAGAAGGGAATTAAATTTATATATGAACTTAAAAAACAAGATAAAGAAAATCGTCTTGAATTACATTTTATGGGTGTGAATGAAACAAAATATAATATTGGAAGTTTAGGACGAATACATGGGGGATATAAACGTGAAAACTTTAAAAATAAAGTTAAATCAATAAATCCTCATTTTATTGGATTATTCTCATTAATACCTGAAGCATACTCTTATATTTTAACTGAATCATGGAGTAGTGGTATTCCAGTTTTAAGTCTAGCAAAAGGAGCAGTTGGTGAGCGTATAAAAAATAATAGTGGAGGATACATAATATCAGATAAACCAGAAGATGCATATAAACAGGTAATTAAATTATCAGAAGATAATGAAAAATATCAAAACATAGCTAAAAAAATAGCAGATATACATATTAAAGATGCATCTACTATGGCAGAGGAATATCTTAGTATTTATAAAAAATAGAAAAAATATTTTTTTTTTAATATTTAATCTTCATCCTCATTTTTTTTTTAATATGATTATATGAAAAGTTTTTAATAACATTAAAAATAGATCTTTATAATAGTATTTATTTTTTTTATTATCTAATAATAAAAAACAATATAAATTAAAAAAAAATTTAATTAAGGGAATTAAAAGAAAGAAAAATAAAATAAATTAATAAAAATTCTTTCTTTTAATAAAAAACTTACTTAAGATAAAGTTGATAAAATGAAAGCAGTCAGTGTAATGTCTTATGAACATATTATTGGTGGAGTTATCGCTGGTATTATTTCATTTGTTTTTAGTGTAAAAGGTATACTTCCTATAACTAATGCAGCATTAGGAGTTGTTATTTCAATAATAATTGTATATCTTCTCGGAAAACATGCAGAAAATAAGTTTGGGCGTGAAGAAATTTCAACAGGAACATGGATTATGAATGGAATTGTACCATTCTACTTTATGTGGATGGTAGTATGGATTATACTATTAAACTACATACCTGCATTTTACCCATCAATAACATTATAACTTAAAAAAAGATTAGAAAAAAAACATAACCTCCTTTACATATTACTTTTTTTTTATATATTATCATTTTACTTAAAAAAAGAAAATTATTCTATTTAAATAATTTAATGCACACATTTTTTTTTATAAAATTTAATATCATATAAAAAATAGAAATTTACATAATAAAACAATTAATTTAAAGGGAATTTTCTATAATGATTAAACTAACTGAAGAAACAAGAAATAAGCTAGATAAGGAATCAAAAACTTTACTTAGAAATTCAGAATTTTATAATCCATCATTTTATAAAAGATTTAATCCTAATGTGCGTAACTTAAATCTTTCTGATGATGAATTACTCACATATTATATTAAAAACAATAAACAACAATTAACTCCACCAAGCCGTTTTTTTGATATTAGATGGTATGTTGCACATAATCCTGATGTTAAAGAAATGGATATTGATCCACTTATACATTTTCTTAAGTTTGGAAGAAAAGAAGGACGATTATACAGACCAACCCTACTAAACTTTGACATGATAGATATAGATAATAAAAATAAAGTTCATCGTGAATATAATCAAATTTTTCACTCAGAACTTTTTGATATAGACTATTACCTAAATAATAATGGAGAATTTAGCTTAGAAGGCTATGATCCAA
The window above is part of the Methanosphaera cuniculi genome. Proteins encoded here:
- a CDS encoding glycosyltransferase, encoding MTKTIKASTLKNMVDAYIDIYEENDVYPKKTDVKVCEDFKKINKPNILYVINDDYDKEVMYATLDIMRNISQYYNIYLLKNDNSTINIYEYIPKKHDDVIDLFDNDFTRVFKFIQKWYLKHDFTLYFNYNAEYKTIYKRVLCQYNINVIHIEHMAYHTMDLMKIAYDKGINTILSLHDLYYICPTRSIVDDEYMNYNENNPQDDYLNSNVVDVMSDVLYPDFKVFKPIWNKWWNKALQYPNHIIAPSQVIYDIYTETYPSLKDKIQVIEHGYDISMPSVDDIILPQINENEPIRILIPGNISLEKGIKFIYELKKQDKENRLELHFMGVNETKYNIGSLGRIHGGYKRENFKNKVKSINPHFIGLFSLIPEAYSYILTESWSSGIPVLSLAKGAVGERIKNNSGGYIISDKPEDAYKQVIKLSEDNEKYQNIAKKIADIHIKDASTMAEEYLSIYKK
- a CDS encoding EMC6-like membrane protein; this translates as MKAVSVMSYEHIIGGVIAGIISFVFSVKGILPITNAALGVVISIIIVYLLGKHAENKFGREEISTGTWIMNGIVPFYFMWMVVWIILLNYIPAFYPSITL